The Papaver somniferum cultivar HN1 chromosome 6, ASM357369v1, whole genome shotgun sequence genome segment ACTTTGGAACGTCACAAAGCCCGCCTTGTCGCTAACGGTAAATCACAACAAGTTGGTGTTGATTGCTTTgagacgtttagtccggttgttaagccCGCAACTATCCGCACAGTTCTCACCATTGCTACCTCCAGATCTTGGCCCATTCACCAATTGGACGTCAAGAATGCCTTTCTTCATGGGGATCTTACTGAGACGGTTTATATGCACCAACCTCCGGGATTTGTTGATCCTACTCACCCGGATTATGTTTGCCGCCTTCGTAGAtctctttatggtctcaaacaggcaCCTCGGGCATGGTTTCAGCGGTTTGCGACTTTCATCACTCAATGTGGTTTTCAGGGTAGTGTATGTGATccatatctatttatttatcggtCAGGACAGGACACGGCATACTTATTACTGTACGTTGATGATATCATACTCACTGCCTCTACTGATGTTCTTCTCACCCGTTTATTGACATGATGAAACAAGAGTTCTGTATGACTGACCTTGGCTCCTTACATCATTTTTTGGGAATCACTGCTTCTCGGTCATCCTCCGGGTTGTTTTTGTCTCAGTCACTCTATACGAAGGACATCATTTCTCGTGCATCCATGACTGCCTGCAATCCAGTGGCCACTCCGGTCGACACCAACTCCAAGCTTAGCGCTACCTCTGGACCAGCTCTTAAGGATCCTACTCTATACCGAAGTTTGGCTGGGGCTTTACAGTATCTTACTTTTACTCGACCGGACATATCTTACGCGGTTCAACAGGTATGTTTATTCATGCACGACCCTAGAGAACCTCACATGCAGGCGCTTCGGCGTATACTTCGGTACCTCCAGGGCACTATCGAACATGGGTTATTTTTATCTGTATCCACCATTTCTGGCATCCatgcatactctgatgctgattgggcgggttGTCCTGATTCACGACGATCTACCTCTGGTTTCTGCATTTTTTGGGTGACAACCTTGTTTCTTGGTCTTCCAAACGTCAGGCGACTGTCTCCCGCTccagtgctgaagctgaatatcggggtGTGGCTAATGCCGTGGCCGAGACGACTTGGCTCCGGAATTTACTTCTTGAGCTACATATACCACTACGACGGGCTACTATCGTTTATTGTGACAATGTGAGTGTTGTCTACATGTCGGGTGATCCGGTTCAACATCAACGCACCAAACATG includes the following:
- the LOC113290677 gene encoding uncharacterized protein LOC113290677, whose protein sequence is MMKQEFCMTDLGSLHHFLGITASRSSSGLFLSQSLYTKDIISRASMTACNPVATPVDTNSKLSATSGPALKDPTLYRSLAGALQYLTFTRPDISYAVQQVCLFMHDPREPHMQALRRILRYLQGTIEHGLFLSVSTISGIHAYSDADWAGCPDSRRSTSGFCIFWVTTLFLGLPNVRRLSPAPVLKLNIGVWLMPWPRRLGSGIYFLSYIYHYDGLLSFIVTM